One part of the Streptomyces sp. NBC_00286 genome encodes these proteins:
- the purN gene encoding phosphoribosylglycinamide formyltransferase, with product MAANPVAKRLVVLVSGSGTNLQALLDAIAMQGRAVYGAEIVAVGADRTGIEGLARAERAGLPTFVCRVKDHATREEWDSALTEATAAYEPDLVVSAGFMKIVGKEFLARFGGRFVNTHPALLPSFPGAHGVRDALAYGVKVTGCTVHFVDDDVDTGPIIAQGVVEVRDEDYEDEGAALHERIKEVERRLLVDVVGRLARHGYRIEGRKVVIP from the coding sequence GTGGCCGCCAATCCCGTGGCCAAGCGCCTCGTCGTGCTGGTCTCCGGATCAGGTACGAATCTGCAGGCTCTCCTCGACGCGATCGCGATGCAGGGGCGGGCCGTCTACGGGGCCGAGATCGTCGCGGTCGGCGCCGACCGTACGGGCATCGAGGGCCTCGCACGGGCGGAGCGCGCGGGACTTCCCACCTTCGTGTGCCGCGTGAAGGACCACGCGACCAGGGAAGAGTGGGACAGTGCGTTGACCGAGGCCACGGCGGCGTACGAGCCGGATCTGGTCGTCTCGGCCGGGTTCATGAAGATCGTGGGCAAGGAGTTCCTGGCCCGCTTCGGCGGCCGGTTCGTGAACACCCACCCCGCGCTGCTGCCCAGCTTCCCGGGAGCGCACGGTGTCCGCGACGCCCTCGCGTACGGCGTGAAGGTCACCGGCTGCACCGTCCACTTCGTCGACGACGACGTCGACACCGGCCCGATCATCGCTCAGGGCGTGGTCGAGGTCCGGGACGAGGACTACGAGGACGAAGGTGCCGCTCTCCATGAGCGCATCAAGGAAGTCGAACGAAGGCTGCTCGTCGATGTCGTGGGGCGGCTCGCCCGCCACGGCTATCGCATCGAGGGACGAAAGGTAGTTATCCCGTGA
- the sucC gene encoding ADP-forming succinate--CoA ligase subunit beta — MDLFEYQARDLFAKHGVPVLAGEVIDTPEGARAATERLGGKSVVKAQVKVGGRGKAGGVKLAATPDEAVARATDILGMDIKGHTVHKVMIAETAPEILEEYYVSYLLDRTNRTFLAMASVQGGVEIEVVAEENPDALAKVPVDANEGVSIEKAREIVAQAKFPAEVADQVADILVTLWDTFIKEDALLVEVNPLAKVASGKVIALDGKVSLDENADFRQPDHAALEDKEAADPLEAAAKAKNLNYVKLDGEVGIIGNGAGLVMSTLDVVAYAGEAYTSENGGGVKPANFLDIGGGASAQVMANGLEIILGDPAVKSVFVNVFGGITACDEVANGIVQALALLAEKGEEVTKPLVVRLDGNNAELGRQILSDANHPLVQRVDTMDGAADKAAELAAAK; from the coding sequence GTGGACCTGTTCGAGTACCAGGCGAGGGACCTCTTCGCCAAGCACGGTGTACCGGTGCTGGCCGGTGAAGTCATCGACACGCCTGAGGGGGCGCGCGCGGCGACCGAGCGTCTTGGCGGCAAGTCCGTCGTCAAGGCCCAGGTCAAGGTCGGCGGCCGGGGCAAGGCCGGCGGCGTGAAGCTGGCCGCCACCCCGGACGAGGCCGTCGCCCGCGCGACGGACATCCTCGGCATGGACATCAAGGGCCACACGGTCCACAAGGTGATGATCGCCGAGACGGCTCCCGAGATCCTCGAGGAGTACTACGTCTCGTACCTCCTCGACCGCACCAACCGCACCTTCCTCGCCATGGCGTCCGTACAGGGCGGCGTGGAGATCGAGGTCGTCGCGGAGGAGAACCCCGACGCCCTCGCGAAGGTGCCGGTCGACGCCAACGAGGGCGTCTCGATCGAGAAGGCCCGCGAGATCGTCGCCCAGGCGAAGTTCCCGGCCGAGGTCGCCGACCAGGTCGCCGACATCCTGGTGACGCTGTGGGACACCTTCATCAAGGAGGACGCCCTCCTCGTCGAGGTCAACCCGCTCGCCAAGGTCGCCTCCGGCAAGGTCATCGCCCTCGACGGCAAGGTCTCGCTCGACGAGAACGCCGACTTCCGCCAGCCGGACCACGCGGCGCTGGAGGACAAGGAGGCGGCCGACCCGCTCGAGGCCGCCGCCAAGGCCAAGAACCTCAACTACGTCAAGCTCGACGGCGAGGTCGGCATCATCGGCAACGGCGCGGGTCTCGTCATGAGCACCCTCGACGTGGTCGCGTACGCCGGTGAGGCGTATACATCGGAGAATGGCGGCGGCGTCAAGCCCGCCAACTTCCTCGACATCGGCGGCGGCGCCTCCGCCCAGGTCATGGCCAACGGCCTGGAGATCATCCTGGGCGACCCGGCCGTCAAGTCCGTCTTCGTCAACGTCTTCGGCGGCATCACCGCCTGCGACGAGGTCGCCAACGGCATCGTGCAGGCGCTGGCCCTGCTCGCCGAGAAGGGCGAAGAGGTCACCAAGCCGCTGGTCGTGCGCCTCGACGGCAACAACGCGGAGCTGGGCCGCCAGATCCTGTCGGACGCCAACCACCCGCTCGTGCAGCGCGTGGACACCATGGACGGCGCGGCCGACAAGGCCGCCGAACTCGCGGCTGCGAAGTAA
- a CDS encoding peptidoglycan-binding domain-containing protein, translating to MSLSSTVSVRQPYYTGTGTRNCILASGSSSTAVTALQDALITCYKEDTGGKDGIYGSKTKRAVWNVQGKYDNLTQDGIYGPATRKMMGWRVYTNGNATTQCTAPGT from the coding sequence GTGTCCCTGTCCTCGACGGTCTCGGTCAGGCAGCCCTACTACACGGGCACCGGCACAAGGAACTGCATCCTGGCCTCCGGAAGCAGTAGCACGGCCGTCACCGCGCTCCAGGACGCCCTGATCACCTGCTACAAGGAGGACACGGGCGGCAAGGACGGGATCTATGGCAGCAAGACGAAGCGGGCCGTGTGGAACGTCCAGGGCAAGTACGACAACCTCACCCAGGACGGCATCTACGGCCCGGCCACCCGCAAGATGATGGGCTGGCGCGTCTACACCAACGGCAACGCCACCACCCAGTGCACGGCGCCTGGCACCTGA
- a CDS encoding protein kinase domain-containing protein, whose product MSDQRPESPHSPATGNAALEQAGATPLQPSDPRQIGPYVPLGRLGSGGMGRVYLARPIDDGAGLAAVKVIRPEYAEDADFRRRFEREAAVHARVGPPHAPELLGTGFQDELLWMATRYLPGLSLSDAVKECGVMEPAGAWRLVAELGRALSALSAEGVVHRDLKPSNVILSEQGAHVIDFGISQAVDASAITGTGNRVGTPSFMSPEYLREGRCDTASDVFSLAGTLVYATTGHAPFGDGTGVDVLHRVAYEEPNAEIMRELEAMDASLADLLDTCLTKDPAGRPSPQELIEAAEAYGDSSSAPPPWQTPLDSRLLDRRQAAEVLRNASVQQTGHLRTPTQRGAAPAPGPGFGPAAPPGSYGAGAPQTPPGAYGVGAQTPPYGSGSQTPPGPYGAPTPPGQFGPPSVGSPQPGSTPGHPPDGGRGNGGGGRGRGRKKVYFAVVAGLAVCAIAVSAFLLTRPANEDTEASSSPTASETRTPDDKARAPLPSDSDSSPSPNKEKEEKENGRGKEDASPSGDGAGAAGGGDTDDRQDSTPTATPSATPSSGNSGGSGGSGGGTTPSPSPTRSTAEPAKPPWITQCTYYSGTQLTQLGDKNRRVTQVQCMLTKRGYGVGAAGVDGQFGQATLRAVKRFQGDKGLSVDGDVGPNTWAALRSRT is encoded by the coding sequence ATGTCAGACCAGCGACCCGAGTCGCCGCACTCGCCGGCGACCGGGAACGCCGCGCTGGAGCAGGCCGGTGCCACCCCGCTGCAGCCCTCGGATCCGCGGCAGATCGGCCCGTACGTACCGCTGGGGCGGCTCGGCAGCGGCGGGATGGGGCGGGTGTATCTGGCGCGGCCGATCGACGACGGAGCGGGGCTCGCCGCGGTCAAGGTGATCCGGCCCGAGTATGCCGAGGACGCCGACTTCCGGCGGCGGTTCGAGCGGGAGGCGGCCGTGCACGCCCGGGTCGGGCCGCCGCACGCGCCGGAGCTGCTGGGCACCGGGTTCCAGGACGAACTGCTGTGGATGGCCACGCGGTATCTGCCCGGCCTCAGCCTCTCGGACGCCGTCAAAGAATGCGGCGTAATGGAACCGGCCGGCGCCTGGCGCCTCGTCGCGGAACTCGGCCGGGCCCTGTCGGCGCTGTCCGCCGAAGGCGTCGTACACCGGGACCTCAAGCCGTCCAACGTGATCCTGTCCGAACAGGGCGCCCACGTCATCGACTTCGGCATCTCGCAGGCCGTGGACGCCAGCGCGATCACCGGCACCGGCAACCGCGTCGGCACCCCCTCCTTCATGTCGCCCGAGTACCTCAGGGAGGGCCGCTGCGACACCGCCTCGGACGTGTTCTCGCTGGCGGGCACGCTCGTGTACGCCACCACCGGGCACGCTCCGTTCGGCGACGGCACCGGAGTGGACGTACTGCACCGGGTCGCGTACGAGGAGCCCAACGCGGAGATCATGCGCGAACTCGAGGCCATGGACGCCTCGTTGGCCGACCTGCTCGACACCTGCCTGACCAAGGATCCCGCCGGACGGCCGAGCCCACAGGAACTGATCGAAGCGGCCGAGGCGTACGGCGACAGCAGCTCCGCGCCGCCTCCTTGGCAGACGCCACTCGACTCCCGTCTCCTCGACCGCCGCCAGGCCGCCGAGGTACTGCGGAACGCCTCCGTCCAGCAGACCGGTCATTTGCGCACGCCTACGCAGCGGGGGGCTGCCCCTGCTCCGGGGCCGGGGTTTGGGCCGGCTGCGCCGCCGGGGTCGTACGGGGCGGGGGCGCCGCAGACACCTCCGGGTGCGTACGGGGTAGGGGCACAGACACCGCCGTACGGCTCTGGATCACAGACTCCACCGGGTCCGTACGGTGCGCCGACGCCTCCGGGGCAGTTCGGTCCGCCCTCGGTCGGCTCACCGCAGCCGGGGTCCACGCCCGGTCATCCTCCGGACGGCGGGCGAGGGAACGGGGGCGGCGGGCGTGGGCGCGGTCGCAAGAAGGTGTACTTCGCCGTCGTCGCCGGGCTTGCGGTGTGTGCCATCGCCGTCAGCGCCTTCCTGCTGACCCGGCCGGCGAACGAGGACACAGAGGCGTCTTCGTCACCTACGGCCTCCGAGACCCGCACCCCCGATGACAAGGCGAGGGCACCGCTGCCCAGCGACTCCGATTCCTCCCCCTCCCCCAACAAGGAGAAGGAAGAGAAGGAGAACGGGCGCGGCAAGGAGGACGCCTCCCCCAGTGGGGACGGAGCCGGAGCCGCGGGCGGGGGCGACACGGACGATCGTCAGGACAGCACGCCCACGGCGACCCCGTCGGCCACGCCGTCCAGCGGGAACAGCGGTGGCAGTGGCGGGAGCGGTGGCGGCACCACACCGAGCCCCTCCCCGACCAGGAGCACGGCCGAGCCGGCCAAACCGCCGTGGATCACCCAGTGCACGTACTACTCCGGCACCCAGCTCACGCAACTCGGCGACAAGAACCGCCGGGTGACGCAGGTGCAGTGCATGCTCACCAAACGCGGGTACGGCGTCGGGGCCGCAGGGGTGGACGGCCAGTTCGGCCAGGCCACGCTGAGGGCGGTGAAGCGGTTCCAGGGCGACAAGGGACTGAGCGTCGACGGCGACGTGGGGCCCAACACCTGGGCGGCGCTGCGTAGTAGGACGTAA
- a CDS encoding cell division protein PerM yields the protein MPPSWPPRLPGAVAGFVGGVLAAGLGLGLFAVLVMLLWISSPYPDSGPHGALHTAASLWLLAHGVEFVRTETLSGVPAPVGVTPLLLVALPAWLLHRAGRDAAEGDGRGPMPTARSAWGGVVVGYLVVGVAVVLYALGGVLRPALTVGVVWPPLFVVGTAGAGVWTAYGRPGGPLPPFVRRALPEGVRRLVANGVLGAAGRAAGAGVAVLVGGGALLVGVALVWDGALARASVLELTEAWSGRVAVLLLALALLPNAAVWGAAYALGPGFALGAGYVTDPLASSAAPLLPRFPLFAALPDAGAGTPLHWAAVAVPLVGGVVVAWFAVGVGVPRGGGSGDVGAPTERGEVWSRGRVAGTVALAAGLCGGGLAVLAALAGGPLGVAALADFGPVWWQTGPAAAGWVAGVGVPVAVGLRAWRLRGPRGEAQESEGAPQDAGKLWPASWSASWPAWLRLPRRRRRGVSRVAEEDAGLEPYDFLPVDPVESVDPFAPEAAGVGGFSSPAPPLPETGAAPQAPPEGGE from the coding sequence ATGCCGCCGTCCTGGCCTCCCCGGCTGCCCGGAGCGGTAGCCGGTTTCGTCGGCGGTGTTCTCGCTGCGGGGCTGGGGCTCGGCTTGTTCGCCGTGCTCGTGATGCTTCTGTGGATCAGTTCGCCCTACCCGGACAGCGGGCCCCACGGGGCGTTGCACACGGCCGCTTCTCTGTGGCTGCTGGCGCACGGCGTCGAGTTCGTCCGCACCGAGACGCTCTCCGGTGTGCCCGCGCCGGTCGGTGTCACACCGCTGCTGCTGGTCGCGTTGCCGGCCTGGCTGCTGCACCGGGCGGGCCGCGATGCGGCGGAGGGTGACGGCCGGGGCCCGATGCCTACCGCTCGCAGTGCGTGGGGCGGTGTGGTCGTGGGCTACCTGGTGGTCGGGGTGGCGGTCGTGCTGTACGCCTTGGGCGGTGTGCTGCGACCGGCGTTGACGGTGGGCGTCGTGTGGCCGCCGCTTTTCGTTGTGGGCACGGCGGGGGCGGGGGTGTGGACGGCGTACGGGCGGCCCGGCGGGCCTCTGCCGCCGTTCGTTCGTCGCGCCCTTCCGGAGGGTGTACGCCGGCTCGTCGCGAACGGTGTTCTCGGGGCCGCCGGGCGGGCGGCGGGGGCCGGGGTGGCGGTGCTTGTCGGGGGCGGGGCCTTGCTGGTGGGCGTGGCGCTGGTCTGGGACGGGGCGTTGGCGCGGGCCTCGGTTCTGGAGCTCACCGAGGCGTGGTCGGGGCGTGTCGCTGTACTCCTGCTGGCGCTGGCTCTGCTGCCGAACGCAGCGGTGTGGGGGGCGGCGTACGCGCTCGGCCCCGGCTTTGCTCTCGGGGCCGGGTACGTGACGGATCCCTTGGCCTCGTCGGCCGCGCCGTTGCTGCCGCGCTTTCCTCTGTTTGCGGCGTTGCCGGATGCGGGGGCGGGGACGCCGCTTCACTGGGCCGCGGTGGCGGTGCCGCTGGTCGGGGGGGTGGTGGTGGCGTGGTTTGCGGTGGGGGTGGGGGTGCCGAGGGGTGGAGGCTCGGGCGACGTGGGGGCTCCGACTGAGCGCGGTGAGGTGTGGTCGCGTGGGCGGGTCGCTGGAACCGTGGCGCTTGCGGCGGGTCTGTGCGGGGGCGGCCTCGCGGTGCTTGCCGCTCTCGCGGGTGGGCCGCTTGGGGTGGCCGCGTTGGCCGACTTCGGGCCCGTTTGGTGGCAGACGGGGCCTGCGGCGGCGGGGTGGGTTGCGGGGGTGGGGGTGCCGGTGGCGGTGGGGCTGCGGGCGTGGCGGTTGCGCGGGCCGCGCGGGGAGGCCCAGGAATCCGAGGGCGCGCCTCAGGATGCGGGCAAGTTGTGGCCCGCCTCCTGGTCCGCGTCCTGGCCCGCTTGGCTGCGGCTGCCCCGGCGACGTCGGCGGGGGGTGTCGCGGGTCGCAGAGGAGGACGCCGGCCTAGAGCCATACGACTTCCTGCCGGTCGATCCCGTCGAATCGGTCGACCCCTTCGCTCCCGAGGCCGCTGGGGTGGGAGGGTTTTCTTCCCCAGCCCCGCCCCTTCCCGAAACTGGGGCCGCGCCCCAGGCCCCGCCAGAGGGTGGGGAGTGA
- a CDS encoding helix-turn-helix domain-containing protein, with protein MTQSPARSPASPLPSPTERRRLRQSRSLSQAEVAARVGVTPKTVQSWETGRTTPQGRRREAYARLLQELAGSAPVAAEAESKPEPVPVEPVPEPEPEARPAAEPEPVAEAEPPALTPAQAFDALYEFCAPSLVQQTYLLTGRRQLARESVDRAFQLAWQRWPEVAVDPYPEGWVRAVAYEYALSPWHRLRLRHRRPDTPPVTPSDRRLLSVLLSLPPPYRRTLLLHDGLGVGLPETAAETEASTVATANRLLHAREAIAERFPDLTDPQELRRRLARLSKLADKERQGRRTAPKPATVRTSSERQAQYWTRAAIACTTLLVAATVITVKTAPSHYEPPVPPGEKIHGVPPRAVPGPLSNKQQKLRAKLRSESTNGPERLLPEGR; from the coding sequence GTGACACAAAGCCCTGCCAGAAGCCCTGCCAGCCCGCTGCCGTCCCCCACGGAACGTCGCCGCCTCCGCCAGTCCCGCTCCCTGAGCCAGGCCGAGGTCGCCGCCAGAGTGGGCGTCACCCCCAAGACGGTCCAGTCCTGGGAGACCGGCCGCACCACGCCACAGGGACGCAGGCGGGAAGCATACGCACGGCTGTTGCAGGAGTTGGCGGGTTCGGCTCCGGTCGCTGCCGAGGCTGAATCCAAGCCCGAACCAGTGCCCGTCGAGCCCGTGCCGGAGCCGGAGCCGGAGGCCCGACCCGCGGCCGAGCCGGAGCCCGTAGCCGAGGCCGAACCCCCCGCCCTCACCCCCGCCCAAGCCTTCGACGCGCTCTACGAGTTCTGCGCCCCCAGCCTCGTACAGCAGACGTATCTCCTCACCGGACGGCGGCAGTTGGCGCGCGAGTCCGTGGACCGTGCGTTCCAACTGGCGTGGCAGCGCTGGCCGGAGGTGGCGGTCGACCCGTATCCGGAGGGCTGGGTGCGGGCGGTGGCATACGAGTACGCGCTGTCGCCCTGGCACCGGCTGCGCCTCCGCCACCGGCGCCCGGACACACCGCCCGTCACCCCGAGCGACCGCCGCCTGCTCTCCGTACTGCTGAGCCTTCCGCCCCCGTACCGGCGCACGTTGCTCCTCCACGACGGCCTCGGCGTCGGCCTCCCGGAGACCGCGGCCGAAACGGAGGCGAGCACCGTCGCGACGGCGAACCGCCTGCTGCACGCACGCGAGGCCATCGCCGAGCGCTTCCCGGACCTGACGGACCCCCAGGAGCTAAGACGCCGCCTCGCGAGACTCTCGAAACTCGCGGACAAGGAGCGCCAAGGCCGACGGACTGCCCCCAAACCCGCAACGGTCCGCACGAGCAGCGAACGCCAAGCCCAATACTGGACCCGCGCAGCCATCGCCTGCACCACCCTGCTCGTCGCAGCGACGGTTATCACCGTCAAGACAGCCCCGAGCCACTACGAACCTCCCGTACCCCCCGGCGAAAAGATCCACGGAGTACCACCCCGAGCAGTCCCCGGCCCCCTCTCGAACAAGCAGCAGAAACTACGAGCAAAGCTGAGGTCAGAATCAACGAACGGCCCCGAAAGACTCCTCCCAGAAGGCCGTTAG
- a CDS encoding VWA domain-containing protein — translation MSTEATGRAGAAVEAGASDERLRRWRLVLGGAEADGTGCELTGQDVGMDGALGALYGGAGAGKGRTGKDRSAGLGASAPSVARWLGDIRTYFPSSVVQVMQRDAIDRLGLSTLLLEPEMLEAVEADVHLVGTLLSLNKAMPETTKETARAVVRKVVEDLEKRLATRTRATLTGALDRSARISRPRHHDIDWNRTISANLKHYLPEYRTIVPERLIGYGRASQSVKKEVILCIDQSGSMAASVVYASVFGAVLASMRSINTRLVVFDTAVVDLTDQLDDPVDVLFGTQLGGGTDINRALAYCQSQITRPADTVVVLISDLYEGGIRNEMLKRVAAMKASGVQFVTLLALSDEGAPAYDREHAAALAALDAPAFACTPDLFPEVMAAAIEKRPLPIPDTGSPVR, via the coding sequence ATGAGCACGGAAGCGACAGGCAGGGCCGGTGCGGCCGTCGAGGCCGGTGCCTCCGACGAGCGGCTTCGGCGGTGGCGGCTGGTGCTGGGCGGGGCGGAGGCGGACGGTACGGGGTGTGAGCTGACCGGGCAGGACGTCGGGATGGACGGGGCGCTTGGGGCGCTGTACGGGGGCGCGGGCGCCGGCAAGGGGCGGACAGGGAAGGACCGGTCGGCGGGGCTGGGGGCCTCCGCGCCGTCGGTCGCCCGGTGGCTGGGGGACATACGGACGTACTTTCCGTCCTCCGTGGTGCAGGTCATGCAGCGGGACGCCATCGACCGGCTCGGGCTGTCCACGCTGTTGCTGGAGCCGGAGATGCTGGAGGCGGTGGAGGCCGATGTCCATCTGGTCGGGACGTTGCTCTCGCTGAACAAGGCGATGCCCGAGACGACCAAGGAGACGGCACGTGCCGTCGTACGCAAGGTGGTCGAGGACCTGGAGAAGCGGCTCGCGACCCGTACCCGGGCCACGCTCACCGGCGCCCTGGACCGCAGTGCCCGTATCAGCCGGCCGCGCCACCACGACATCGACTGGAACCGCACGATCTCGGCCAACCTCAAGCACTATCTGCCCGAGTACCGGACCATCGTGCCGGAGCGGCTGATCGGTTACGGGCGCGCGTCCCAGTCCGTGAAGAAGGAGGTCATCCTCTGCATCGACCAGTCGGGTTCGATGGCGGCATCCGTCGTCTACGCCTCGGTCTTCGGCGCCGTACTGGCCTCGATGCGGTCCATCAACACCCGGCTCGTCGTCTTCGACACGGCGGTCGTCGACCTCACCGACCAGCTCGACGACCCGGTCGACGTCCTGTTCGGTACCCAGCTCGGCGGCGGTACGGACATCAACAGAGCGCTGGCGTACTGCCAGTCGCAGATCACCCGCCCCGCCGACACCGTGGTCGTGCTCATCAGTGACCTCTACGAAGGAGGCATACGGAACGAGATGTTGAAGCGGGTAGCGGCAATGAAGGCGTCCGGGGTGCAGTTCGTGACGCTGCTCGCGCTGTCCGATGAGGGGGCGCCCGCGTATGACCGGGAGCACGCGGCGGCGCTCGCGGCGCTGGACGCACCGGCGTTCGCGTGCACGCCCGATCTCTTCCCGGAGGTGATGGCGGCGGCGATCGAGAAGCGCCCGCTGCCGATACCGGACACCGGAAGCCCGGTACGGTAA
- the sucD gene encoding succinate--CoA ligase subunit alpha: MAIFLDKDSKVIVQGMTGATGMKHTKLMLADGTNIVGGVNPRKAGTSVDIDVPQSPNGLGGAPIEIPVFGTVAEAIEKTGANVSVLFVPPAFAKAAVVEAIDAEIPLAVVITEGIAVHDSAAFYAYAVEKGNKTRIIGPNCPGLITPGQSNAGIIPGDITKPGRIGLVSKSGTLTYQMMYELRDIGFSSAVGIGGDPVIGTTHIDALAAFEADPDTDLIVMIGEIGGDAEERAADFIKANVSKPVVGYVAGFTAPEGKTMGHAGAIVSGSSGTAAAKKEALEAAGVKVGKTPTETAKLARAILAG; the protein is encoded by the coding sequence ATGGCTATCTTCCTCGACAAGGACAGCAAGGTCATCGTCCAGGGCATGACCGGTGCCACGGGCATGAAGCACACCAAGCTCATGCTGGCCGACGGCACGAACATCGTCGGCGGCGTGAACCCGCGCAAGGCCGGCACCTCCGTCGACATCGACGTCCCCCAGAGCCCTAACGGCCTGGGAGGTGCCCCCATCGAGATCCCGGTCTTCGGCACGGTCGCCGAGGCGATCGAGAAGACGGGCGCCAACGTCTCCGTCCTCTTCGTACCGCCGGCCTTCGCCAAGGCCGCCGTGGTCGAGGCGATCGACGCCGAGATCCCGCTCGCGGTCGTCATCACCGAGGGCATCGCGGTGCACGACTCGGCGGCGTTCTACGCGTACGCGGTCGAGAAGGGCAACAAGACCCGCATCATCGGTCCGAACTGCCCGGGTCTGATCACCCCCGGTCAGTCGAACGCCGGCATCATCCCGGGCGACATCACCAAGCCGGGCCGTATCGGCCTGGTCTCGAAGTCCGGCACGCTGACGTACCAGATGATGTACGAGCTCCGTGACATCGGCTTCTCCTCGGCCGTCGGTATCGGTGGCGACCCGGTCATCGGTACGACGCACATCGACGCGCTCGCCGCGTTCGAGGCCGACCCCGACACCGACCTGATCGTCATGATCGGCGAGATCGGCGGCGACGCCGAGGAGCGTGCGGCCGACTTCATCAAGGCCAACGTGTCGAAGCCGGTCGTCGGCTACGTCGCGGGCTTCACCGCGCCCGAGGGCAAGACGATGGGCCACGCCGGTGCCATCGTCTCCGGCTCCTCCGGTACGGCCGCGGCCAAGAAGGAGGCCCTTGAGGCCGCCGGTGTGAAGGTCGGCAAGACGCCTACGGAGACGGCGAAGTTGGCGCGCGCCATTCTGGCCGGCTGA
- the purH gene encoding bifunctional phosphoribosylaminoimidazolecarboxamide formyltransferase/IMP cyclohydrolase has product MTAEVTTEGTQRPIKRALISVYDKTGLEDLARGLHEAGVALVSTGSTAGRIAAAGVPVTKVEDLTGFPECLDGRVKTLHPRVHAGILADLRLEDHRNQLAELGVEPFDLVVVNLYPFTETVASGASPDECVEQIDIGGPSMVRAAAKNHPSVAVVVSPDRYGDVLKAVADGGFDLTARKRLAAEAFRHTAEYDVAVAGWFAGDYAGDGTEFPGFIGVTYERKNVLRYGENPHQPAALYTGGCGGLAEAEQLHGKEMSYNNYTDTDAARRAAYDHSEPCVAIIKHANPCGIAIGADVAEAHRKAHACDPLSAFGGVIAVNRPVSVAMAEQVAEIFTEVIVAPDYEDGAVEVLARKKNIRVLRCPEGPQPPAEFKPIDGGGLAQVKDVLQADGDDPANWTLATGEALSADELADLAFAWRACRAVKSNAILLAKDGASVGVGMGQVNRVDSAKLAVERAGAERAQGSYAASDAFFPFPDGLEILTAAGVKAVVQPGGSVRDELVVEAAQKAGITMYFTGTRHFFH; this is encoded by the coding sequence GTGACCGCCGAAGTGACCACGGAAGGCACACAGCGCCCGATCAAGCGTGCGCTCATCAGCGTCTACGACAAGACCGGGCTCGAGGACCTCGCCCGCGGGCTGCACGAGGCCGGAGTCGCGCTCGTCTCCACCGGTTCCACGGCCGGCCGGATCGCCGCCGCCGGCGTCCCGGTCACCAAGGTCGAGGACCTCACCGGGTTCCCCGAGTGCCTGGACGGCCGGGTCAAGACGCTGCACCCGCGCGTGCACGCCGGGATCCTCGCCGATCTGCGCCTCGAGGACCATCGCAACCAGCTGGCCGAGCTGGGCGTCGAGCCCTTCGATCTCGTCGTCGTGAACCTCTACCCCTTCACCGAGACCGTTGCCTCGGGCGCATCCCCCGACGAATGCGTCGAGCAGATCGACATCGGCGGCCCTTCCATGGTCCGGGCCGCCGCCAAGAACCACCCCTCGGTCGCGGTCGTCGTCAGCCCCGACCGCTACGGCGACGTGCTGAAGGCGGTCGCGGACGGCGGCTTCGACCTCACGGCGCGCAAGCGGCTCGCGGCGGAGGCGTTCCGGCACACCGCCGAGTACGACGTGGCGGTCGCGGGCTGGTTCGCGGGCGACTATGCAGGTGACGGTACGGAGTTCCCGGGCTTCATCGGCGTCACGTACGAGCGCAAGAACGTGCTCCGGTACGGCGAGAACCCGCACCAGCCCGCCGCCCTCTACACCGGAGGCTGCGGCGGTCTCGCCGAGGCGGAGCAGTTGCACGGCAAGGAGATGTCGTACAACAACTACACGGACACCGATGCCGCGCGCCGCGCCGCCTACGACCACAGCGAGCCCTGCGTCGCGATCATCAAGCACGCCAACCCGTGCGGCATCGCGATCGGCGCGGACGTCGCCGAGGCGCACCGTAAGGCCCACGCCTGTGACCCGCTGTCGGCCTTCGGCGGCGTGATCGCCGTCAACCGTCCGGTGTCCGTGGCGATGGCCGAGCAGGTCGCCGAGATCTTCACCGAGGTCATCGTCGCCCCGGACTACGAGGACGGCGCGGTCGAGGTCCTCGCCCGTAAGAAGAACATCCGCGTCCTTCGCTGCCCCGAAGGCCCGCAGCCCCCGGCCGAGTTCAAGCCGATCGACGGCGGCGGTCTCGCCCAGGTCAAGGACGTACTCCAGGCCGATGGCGATGACCCGGCGAACTGGACCCTCGCGACCGGCGAGGCCCTGTCCGCCGACGAGTTGGCGGACCTGGCCTTCGCCTGGCGGGCGTGCCGGGCCGTGAAGTCCAACGCCATCCTGCTTGCGAAGGACGGGGCTTCGGTGGGGGTCGGGATGGGGCAGGTGAACCGGGTCGACTCGGCGAAGTTGGCCGTGGAGCGGGCGGGTGCCGAGCGCGCTCAGGGTTCGTACGCCGCCTCCGACGCGTTCTTCCCCTTCCCCGACGGTCTGGAGATTCTTACCGCGGCCGGGGTCAAGGCCGTGGTCCAGCCTGGCGGTTCGGTCCGTGACGAGCTGGTCGTGGAGGCCGCGCAGAAGGCGGGCATCACGATGTACTTCACGGGGACGCGCCACTTCTTCCACTGA